One window of Channa argus isolate prfri chromosome 4, Channa argus male v1.0, whole genome shotgun sequence genomic DNA carries:
- the galk2 gene encoding N-acetylgalactosamine kinase yields the protein MATTPPKLKVVTGANERLKNLKHMFETKYGEPPLYYAYAPGRVNLIGEHIDYCGYSVLPMAIEQNILAAVSLNNSGTIQLANTNPQYKDFTVSCSEDIAIDRDNPKWHYYFLCGVKGIQEKFGITRLAGMSCVVDGTIPPSSGLSSSSALVCCAGLVTMEANQKALSKVALAEICAKCECYIGTEGGGMDQSISFLAERGTAKLIEFQPLRATDVKLPEGAMFVISNCCVEMNKAASSHFNIRVVECRIATKMLAKVRGLDSSRLLKLAQVQTELKASLEDMLALVDKVLHPDPYSREEICKVLGITSEQFSTELLSANTQHVTHFKLHQRAKHVYGEAARVLRFKSVCDSDPAESIRLLGDLMNQSHASCRDLYECSCPELDQLVDICLKSGAVGSRLTGAGWGGCAVSMVPSEKVGSFLQAVREAYYLPDPRRAAMEKQSLFVSKPGGGAAVFFEE from the exons ATGGCGACAACACCCCCCAAATTAAAGGTGGTGACCGGCGCTAACGAAAG ATTGAAAAACTTGAAACACATGTTTGAAACAAAGTATGGAGAACCCCCTCTTTACTACGCGTATGCACCCGGAAGAGTAAATCTTATAG GAGAACACATTGATTACTGTGGCTATTCAGTGTTGCCAATGGCCATTGAACAGAATATCCTTGCTGCTGTCTCACTGAACAACTCTGGGACAATCCAGCTGGCTAACACGAATCCTCAATACAA GGACTTCACTGTTTCATGTTCAGAGGACATCGCCATAGACAGAGACAATCCAAAGTGgcattattattttctctgtggTGTCAAAGGTATTCAG gagAAGTTTGGGATTACCCGACTAGCAGGGATGTCGTGTGTTGTAGATGGAACCATTCCTCCGAGCTCTGGTCTGTCCAGTTCCAGTGCCCTAGTTTGTTGTGCTGGACTTGTAACAATGGAGGCAAATCAGAAGGCTCTGTCGAAG GTTGCTCTTGCTGAGATATGTGCCAAGTGTGAGTGCTACATTGGCACAGAGGGAGGTGGCATGGACCAGTCCATCTCATTCCTGGCGGAGAGAGGAACT GCAAAGCTGATAGAGTTCCAGCCTCTGCGGGCCACTGATGTTAAACTCCCAGAGGGGGCCATGTTTGTGATCTCCAACTGCTGTGTGGAGATGAACAAGGCTGCTTCTTCTCACTTCAACATCCGTGTGGTAGAGTGTCGAATCGCTACAaag ATGCTGGCCAAGGTGAGGGGTCTGGATTCGAGCAGGTTGTTGAAGCTGGCCCAGGTCCAGACGGAGCTAAAGGCCTCACTGGAGGACATGTTGGCTCTGGTGGACAAAGTTCTGCATCCTGATCCGTACAGCCGAGAGGAGATCTGCAAAGTGCTGGGCATCACTTCTGAGCAGTTTTCCACAGAGCTGCTGAGCGCCAACACTCAGCATG taaCACATTTTAAGCTGCACCAGCGAGCGAAGCATGTGTATGGTGAAGCTGCACGGGTGCTGCGTTTTAAGAGCGTGTGTGACTCTGATCCTGCGGAATCCATACGGCTACTGGGAGACTTGATGAACCAGAGCCATGCAAGCTGCAGAGACCTATATGAGTGCAGCTGCCCAGAACTGGATCAACTGGTCGACATTTGTCT GAAGTCAGGGGCTGTGGGTTCCCGGCTGACGGGAGCTGGTTGGGGTGGCTGTGCAGTCTCGATGGTCCCCAGTGAGAAGGTGGGGTCTTTCTTACAAGCAGTAAGGGAGGCTTACTACCTCCCTGATCCACGCAGAGCAGCAATGGAAAAACAGAGTTTGTTTGTATCAAAACCAGGTGGAGgggctgcagttttttttgAGGAGTGA